The stretch of DNA CCCAGCGTGGCCTTCCTCGACATCCGCATGCCCGGCATCAGCGGACTCGAAGTCGCCCGCGCCAGCGGGGGAAAAGCCTGCGTCGTCTTCACGACCGCCTACGACAGCCACGCGCTCGAAGCCTTCGACCTCGGCGCCGTCGACTACCTGCTCAAGCCGGTCAACGGGGCCCGGCTGGAACAGGCCTTGCAGCGCGTGCGGGCCCAGCTCGACACCAAGGGCGGCAGCGCCGAGCGCGCCAAAAGCTGGATGGAACTCGACCATCGGCTGCGGCCGAACGCCGCCCAGGAGCGCATCCGCTGGATCAGCTGCACTGCGGGGAACATCATCAAGCTGTTCCCGATCGACGAGATCCTGTTCTTCGAATCGGACACGCGCTATACGCGGGTGGTCACGGCCACGGACGAGGGCCTGATCAGGATGCCGATCAAGGACCTGGTTGCCGGCCTGGATCCCGACCAGTTCTGGCAGATCCGGCGCGGCACCCTGGTGTGCGCCCGCGCCATCGCGCGCATCCGTCGGGACGAAGCGGGCGGCTTCGTGGTGGAGCTGCGCGCGCATCCGGC from Massilia varians encodes:
- a CDS encoding LytR/AlgR family response regulator transcription factor; translated protein: MPTAIIADDEDLQRAELQRLLALAWPELEIVASVEDGSEALAAIAELEPSVAFLDIRMPGISGLEVARASGGKACVVFTTAYDSHALEAFDLGAVDYLLKPVNGARLEQALQRVRAQLDTKGGSAERAKSWMELDHRLRPNAAQERIRWISCTAGNIIKLFPIDEILFFESDTRYTRVVTATDEGLIRMPIKDLVAGLDPDQFWQIRRGTLVCARAIARIRRDEAGGFVVELRAHPAQLKVGQTYAWRFRNEVLIR